From the bacterium genome, the window TTGCGGGTTGCGTCGGCGCCATCGGCGGCGAACACGGTGTCGTAACCACTTGCACGAAGACGGGCGTCCAGTCCCATGCGAATATCGGCATCGTCATCGACGATCAGGATCTTCTTGCTCATCTGCTCCTGCTCCTTTTCGTAGCATCCAGTACGATCTCTGTTACGGCGCGCACTCGGGAGTGCGGATCAGTTTCTCCGGATATGGGAACCTCGATCACCTCGGCGGTCACTTCGAAACCCGCGTTCACGCTGTCCAGTCCGATACGAGCCATGGCCCGTGTGAGACGATTGACCAGGGATCGGACTCCATCACCCTGTGTAGCGGCGACGATGAAGAAGTTCTCCGAGAGCCCGGCTCCATGTGAACGAGGAAATAGTGCGTCTCCGTAGCGAAGCACAGCGTCGCTGTGGATCTCGTAGGCCTTGTCGAGCAAAGCGGTCTGGATCGGCACCGTCGCATTGAAATCGAGCGGGCGAATCCTCGTGGTCACGAGGCTCACCGTTTCGTTGGGGTGGGCATCCAGCGGAAAGACGACCGGGTAGAGCAGCCCCGCAACCGAAAACAAGGGGAGCGTGAAGAGAAATGTGCTGCCCTGGTCTACGACACTCTGAGCCCAGATGCGGCCGCCGTGTCGCGTGACCAATTCCTTGCAGATGTACAGACCCAGCCCGATCCCCTTGCGACAAGCCTCGAGATCCTCTTCCTGGTGCATGCGTTCGAATATGCGCTCCAGGGCGGCAGGTTCGATGCCACGGCCCGTGTCCTTGACCCAGACACGCAGGAATTCCGGGTCTTCGGGATCGATCAGCGATCCGACTTCGACCTCGCCCCCTTCCGGAGTGAACTTGATTGCGTTGGTCACCAGATTGGCCACCACCTGGCGCACCCGCCCGTCGTCGGCGAGCACTCTGGCGCCTCCCTCGGCAAGCTCGGTGCGGATCGTCAGTCCCTTCTCTGTGGCCGCCTGGTGCAGGCCTCCTACCGTTTCTTCGATCGTGGCCTCGACGCGAAGCGCAGTCGGGGTGACGACGAGCTTTCCGACTTCGGCGCGCGTCGCCTCCATCAGATCCTCGATCATGTCGCGCAACTGATTCACGTTCTTCATGAGGATCCCGACGTAGTTCTTCTGGTCGGGCGTCAGCGGTCCCGCGATCTCATCGCGCAAGATACCGCCAAACTGGTGAATCGCGGTGAGCGGCGTGCGCAATTCGTGCGAGACGTGCGAAATAAACTCGTCTTTCAGTTCCAGCTGGCGACGTTGCGTTTCTTCAAGGTGTTTGTGAATCGTGGCGCGCTCGATCGCATAACGAATCGCCCGATCCAGCCAGTCCTGGGGGAACTCCCCCTTGACCAGGTAATCCTGCGCCCCGAGCCTGACGGCCTGTACCGCCAGCTCTGAATCATCGCGCCCCGTCATGATGATGATCGGGATGTCCTGCGCCTCGGACAGTGCGTGCGCCAACAACGCTTCATTGGCCACGTCGGGAAGACCGAGATCGAGAAGAATCACATCGTGGTGATGGCTGTAGATCTCGAGACGCGCTCCGTCCCAGGTGTCCACGTGTGTCACCTGGTAGCTCTTCGGAAGCATCCGCGTCGTGATCAGTGCGTCTGCCGGATCGTCTTCTACCAGCAGGACGCGGACGGGCTCGGCAGACTGGGTACCGGCTGTCTCGGGCATGGGAAACCTCGACGCACTGCCCCCCCATACGGCGAGCAAGCTCTAGAAGATCCCCCCGGACTCCCGAGGCCTGTATCGACTCGATTCCGCCAAATATGAATTTTTGCTGTATTTAGGTACTCGCAGACACCCGGACCGAAGGACCTGCCCCGTGCTCTCCTAGAATTGCGGCGGCGCGGGGACTCCCGCGATGTAGACGTGCACCGCGTGGAGAATGCCAAACACCACGATCGCCCCGACCAGCGGCTTCCACTCGCCCGCCATCGGCAGAGGATCGGGTTTCTGCCAGGCGCCGTCCCGGCGATTGATGAAATGGATGGCCACGATGGCCCAGGCGCCGAGACCGCCGAAGAGCACGAGCGAGCGCAGATCACCGTTCGCGACTAGGTGGGCGACGGACCAGGTCGCCACCGCTGTCAATTGGGGGTGTCGGACCAGACGCTTGAAGTTGCTGGGCAGTCCCGCGACTGCGAAAAGAAAAAGTGCGCCGAAAACGAGTATGGGCGCCACCGTTCGACTCCAACCGGGTGCTCCGTAGACAGGACTCGGCACAGTCGAGCGCCAGCCGAAGATCATCAGCCCCATGGAGACCAGGATCGTCAGCGCGAAAAGACCCTGGTACGCCTGACCGAGTCGCTCGATGAGGCGCGCGCGTTGCGAAGCCCCGGCGCTCGGCAGGAGATGCGCTCCACTCCACAAGAGAACTCCTAGCAA encodes:
- a CDS encoding response regulator; translated protein: MPETAGTQSAEPVRVLLVEDDPADALITTRMLPKSYQVTHVDTWDGARLEIYSHHHDVILLDLGLPDVANEALLAHALSEAQDIPIIIMTGRDDSELAVQAVRLGAQDYLVKGEFPQDWLDRAIRYAIERATIHKHLEETQRRQLELKDEFISHVSHELRTPLTAIHQFGGILRDEIAGPLTPDQKNYVGILMKNVNQLRDMIEDLMEATRAEVGKLVVTPTALRVEATIEETVGGLHQAATEKGLTIRTELAEGGARVLADDGRVRQVVANLVTNAIKFTPEGGEVEVGSLIDPEDPEFLRVWVKDTGRGIEPAALERIFERMHQEEDLEACRKGIGLGLYICKELVTRHGGRIWAQSVVDQGSTFLFTLPLFSVAGLLYPVVFPLDAHPNETVSLVTTRIRPLDFNATVPIQTALLDKAYEIHSDAVLRYGDALFPRSHGAGLSENFFIVAATQGDGVRSLVNRLTRAMARIGLDSVNAGFEVTAEVIEVPISGETDPHSRVRAVTEIVLDATKRSRSR
- a CDS encoding NnrU protein codes for the protein MIWLLLGVLLWSGAHLLPSAGASQRARLIERLGQAYQGLFALTILVSMGLMIFGWRSTVPSPVYGAPGWSRTVAPILVFGALFLFAVAGLPSNFKRLVRHPQLTAVATWSVAHLVANGDLRSLVLFGGLGAWAIVAIHFINRRDGAWQKPDPLPMAGEWKPLVGAIVVFGILHAVHVYIAGVPAPPQF